The window TTCATCTCTGAGCCAGCCCTTCATCCCGTCAACTGGATGTGGGTGACAACGGCGCGCTATTGGAAGTGGGGTTCACCGGGTGGGAGGAAGATGGTGAGTTATGGCGAGTGTGCATCTTTTCACATCCTAGAAATAATCTTTGTGAGTCGTGCTTACACTGGGCACCCTGTCAGTCTGCCACTGTGCATTTGTTGAGGTCCTACTACATGCCAGGACCTGTGCAGACATAGGGATGCCAAGGtggacagcacagagtccggGCTTTCTGGGTGAGTGACATCTTGTACCTCCCATGGCGTGAAGCACATACACTTGTATAAACGCACCCAAGAGTTTAcaaccagaggggcgcctgggtggctcagtcggttaagcggccgacttcagctcaggtcacgatctcgcggtccatgagttcaagccctgcgtcggactctgggctgatggctcagagcctggagcctgcttctgattctgtgtctccctctctctctgcccctcccccgttcatgctctgtctctctctgtctcaaaaataaataaatacattaaaaaaaacgttaaaaaaaagagtttacagCCAGAGCGATGTTAGCATCATGGTGACAGGAGTTGgtcctttcctctctcatttttggGCACAATGAATCCACATCTGTAACTGAACGACAGCACCTCTGCACAGCCCACTAGGACACCAGAGGTTCATCCTTCTGTGCAAGGAAGGTAGGTGGCCGGGGCCTGGAGGTGGCTGCAACATGACAGCAGTGGTGGCTTTGGCAGTGGAGGAGGTGGGCAGCGAAGGGGTCAGTGGAAGTCTTCATGCCCGGCTGTGGCTGGACGGTCCCCCGCTCTTCAGCAACACCCCTATTTCGGAGGAGAGAGTGCCAAGACCAGTGGGAAGGCTGGGGTgaggctgggcagggggagggtgcaCACAAAACTGAGGGAACTGGCTCCTGCTGCCTGTGCTGTCTGCCCAGGAGGAGCTCTGGGACACCCCCTCTCCAAGGTGGGGACGTACCCAGAGCCACAGCACTAAGCACATACTTCTCCCCACTTTGTGCCACCCCCACCTTTTTCCTCAACCTGCTTTTTTCACATGCTCCCAACCTGAGCTGGAAGACAGCACTGGCAAGAGAAACCAAGACTTATGCCCTAGCGccaccttctggaaaacaaaagaaaggctCCTATGGCGCCCATCGGTTGAACCATTCGATTAGACTCAAAGTAAACAGAACCTTACCCAAAAGAGGGTCCCTACTTCAAGTGTGGGGTCAGGGATACTTCTCATCAAACACCATGAAAAATCACGGCCACATGGCCTCACAAAAAGCAAATGACAATTTTCCAGCAGCCAACTAAACCCAAAGACACAATACTGTGAGCTGACTTACAAAGAATTCAAAAGAGCTGGGGTGCCCAGCTGGTTCAGTGGGTAGAGcgcacaactcttgatcttggggttgtgggtttgaggcccatgttgagtgtagggattacttaaaaaaaataaaatatctggggagcctgggtggctcagtcagttttaaGGATCTgagttgattttggctcaggtcatgatctcacggtttgtgagttccagccccatgtcgggctttgtgctggcagtgaggagactgcttgtgattctctctctttctttatctctctgcccctcccctgctcatgtgtgcgtgctctctctctcaaaataaataaataaacttaaaaaaaaaataaaatctcaaaaaaaaaaaaaaacccacccacaaAACCCTCCAAGAACAATCAGACTCCATCAGAGGAAACAACACAAGATTAACAGGTATACCAGATGGAGAAGAGAGGGTGAGGGGAATAGAGActgtatttaaagaaacaatagctAAGAACTCCCCAAACCTAGGGAAGAAAGTGGAAAGTCCATGAAGCTAACGGAACACCTTATAATCTCAAGGCAAAAAGACCTTCTCTAAGACACATCACAACAACACTGTCAAAAGAcaatgataaagaaagaattttaaaggcagCCGAAGTGGGTAAGGGAAGGTAGTAACCTATAAAGGAACCTCCCTCAGGATataagcagatttctcagcagaaattcTAGAGGTCAGGAGAGACTAACGTGACCTCTTCAAAATACTGGAAGACAGCAACtgccagccaagaatactctcCAGATATAAGGAGAGGAAAGACTTCCTCAGACAAAAGCTGAAGAAGCCCATCGCCACTCAACCTGCCTAACAAGAAATGCCGAATGGAGTTCTTCAAGCAGAAACAggacataaatacaaaaaaaaaaaaatctgataaaggtGATAAATAGCATTAGAAAAGTGTAACTCTTTTTAAGAATAGTATATTAAACACTGAAATACagcatgaaggttaaaaaaaaaaaagagcattaaaCATAACCATAGCCACTGCAAATTGGTGATGAAATCACGGCATCCAAAGAGGTAATTTATGACATCAAAAATATGCAGAAGAAGGGGGAGTAAAAGGATGGGGCCTTTACAGGCGAATGAAGATAAACTACTATCGGCAGCAAGGGCACTATTTCATCTATCAGATGTTTGGTGTAAACCTCATGGTAATCACAGGGCAAAAAACTACAGCAAAGACATGAAACATAAAGAAAGGACAGACAGAGCAAATCACAATGGAAAACCACCAACttacaaagacagaaacagaggaaaaaagaaacaacagagagACAAAATAACCAGAAggttaaaaagataaaagggagTAGTGAGTCCTTACATATCAACAATCACCCTAACTTTAAAGTGGTTGAACTTGCCAATCAAAAGGCACAGACTGGCTGGTTggattttaaaaaacccactgaACTCTATGCTGCTTGCAGGAGACTCATTTCTGCTCTCAAGACACAGAGAGGCCTGAGCTGAAAGGATGGAATTGCAAGCAAACATAAACcaaaagaaggcaggcaaaaccatacttctatcagacaaaacaCACTTCCAGCCAAAAAGGGTAACAAGGGACAAAGAAGGTTATTATATAATGATGAAAGGGTCAATACATCAGGAAGAcaataacaatcataaatatatatgttcctAACACCTGAACGACAAAGTATATGAAACAAATACTAACAGATCTTAAGGGAGAAATGGACCATGATACAATGATAATAAGGGACTTCAATATCAGCAACatatagatcatccagacagaaaatcaacaaggaaatgttGGAACTGAACCACACTTTGGAACAAGTGAACTAATACAGAACATGCTATTCGACATTTACAGAAtccacattcttctcgagtgcacatggagcattctccaggacagatcgaGACAGGCCACAAAATAAATCTtggcaaatttaagaagactgaaaccACACCAACTATCTTTTCTGACGACAATGGTCAGAATGACCAGTGAAAcataaatcaacaacaacaagaaaatgagaaagaagatctacaaatatgtggaaactaaCCCACTTCTAAACAAtggctcaaagaagaaatcaaagggaaattaaaaattatcttgaaacacacgaaaatggaaatacaatttaTCAAATCTTGTGGGACCCAGCAAAACCAGTTCTGAGAGAAAAGTTATAGCAATAGTGGATACATTAAGACGttagaaagatctcaaataatcAAGTTAACTTTACACttcaagaactagaaaaagaacaccaCCACAataaaactacaaaccaatatccctgatgaatatagatgcaaaaattctcagcaaaaatcaataaatgggactatatcaaactcaaaagcttctgcggagcaaaagaaacaattaacaaaatgaaaggacaACCTACAAAATGGAAGACAATTTTTGCAAGccatatatcagataaggggttaatatgcaaaatatataaagaattcacacAACCTAGTAACAACGATAACAAAAACCATGCAATTAAAACATGGGCCGAAAAAGTaattgacatttctccaaagaggacatccatttggccaacaggtacatgagaagatgttcaatgtcactaatcatcaggaaaatgcaaactaataccacaatgagatatcacctcacacctgtcagaatggctctcatgaagaagaggggtgcctgggtgtctcagttggttacgtgtcctactcttaatttcagctcaggtcatgatctccccgtttgtgggatcaagtcctgcatcaggctctgtactgacagtgcatagcctgcttgggattctctctctgcctctctcctattggggcatgcacacacacacacgtgctctttctctctctcaaaataaataaacttaaaaaaaaaaaaagacgagacaaaaagtgttggtgaggatgtggtgaaaagtaaaaccaaaaacaaaccctTGTTCACTGCAGTGGAGATGTAAATTGGtccaaccactatggaaaataatatggagattcctcaaaaaattaaaaatagaactctgtatgacccagcaatttcacttctgggaagatccccaaatgaaatgaaacaggaTTTCAAGGAGACCTCTGCACACCCATGCTTAtcgaagcattattcacaagagccaagatacggaaacaaccaATGCctatcaatggatggatggataaaaagaTATAGTATacgggcacttggctggctcagttggtgaagtgtgcgactgttgatctcagagttgtgaattctagccccacatcgggtatagagattaattgaaaataaaatctttaaaaaaaaaaaaggtggagtatgcatacacaacggaatattaaAGGAAGATAtccttgccatttacaacaacgtggatagacACTGAGCACATCacgctaagtgagataagtcagacagaaagacaggtACTGTgctatcactcatatgtggaatctaaaaaaagtcaaacccataaaaaaaaaacccagagagtAAATGGTGATTAGCAGGGGATTCAGGGATTAGACGAGGCTGGTTCAGAGTACAAACTTGTAACGAGCAGGGAATAAACCAAAGATCTAATGCTCGGCATAATGAATATAGACGATAATACTGTACTATAATTACACAATGTGATAAATATCGCTACAATCATGTTAACAACATATAAATGTCAAAATGATAGCTATACACCATAATTTTACACAATGCTacaggtcattttttttaatgtttatttttgagggaggggggagggagagagagagagagagagagagagagagagagagagagagagaggacgtgagcaggggagagcaagagagagagggagacagaatctggacaaagcaggctccaggctctgagctgtcagcacagagccccatgcagggctcgaacccacgaaccgtgagatcatgacctgagcccaggtcaggtcggaggcttaactgactgagccacccgggtacccctacAAGTCAAATTTAtccaataatagtaataaaaggtCTGGCATGCCCCACTTTAAGAATCTAAAGTGTTaaggggcgcgcctgggtggctcagtgggttgggcgtccgacttacATACTTAGGGCGCTCTTTGGGATGCACCCCCTGAGCGCCTGAAGTCCCGGAACCCCCCTTCCCCTGCGAGGCAGGGGCGGAGGAGGGTCCCGCGGGTGCCCCCGGCCCTCCCGCCTGGGGCTACGGGGCGCCCCCTAGGCCGCGAGCAGCGCTCTCCAGGGCCGGACTCGGAGGCGTCCTCCTGGGAAAGCGCGCTCCTCGGGCGGCGCGGGGGAGCTCGCGGCCGCTACTCACCCGTGGGGCCACCGTTCCTTCACACCAAGACGCGAGGGGCGCGCCCACGCCGCTCCCACGCCGCTCCCACGCCTCTCCAGCACAGACGCGGGCGGTGCCAGGGCGCGGACGGCGCGCACGGAAGCTTTCCAAAGGCGCACGCGGCGCGCACGCTCGGGCGCCCCGGCGGAGGGAGCGCAGGTGCGGAGCGCGCGGGCCGCAGGTGCCCTCGGCGCCCTGCTCCCCGGCCCGCCCACGCTTAGCAACAGTGCGCGGTGCGTCCCGGGCAACGTGGGGCCCCGACCCTGCGCCGCGAGAGGCTCCAGCATTTTGTCCCGCTGGAGCCCGCTCGGAGGAAAAAACCCTGCGCgccccctgacccccaccccggGCACGGGGCCAGGCCCGCAGGGGCCGCGGGGACTTGTAGTCCCCAGGGCGGGGCCTACGGATCCGTCATCCCCTCTGGGAATCTGTAGGGTAGGGGACCAGTTCGTTTGCTTCACCTGCCCCATTGAGTGCTTGCTCTGTGTTGAGCTACTTGCTGGGATTGGCAGGTGAGCTCGTGCCCACTCGAGCTTAAGCAGGAAGATGAACTTGGAAGgtaggagggaagggggaaaaaaacgacaaaaaaaaaaaaaaaaagtgctgtttgAAGGTTGCACTCCTCTTTTGAGTTTCCCTCCAGGGGAGGCGATCAGTACAGGCAGGGAGATGCGTCTTGAGGCTTAAATAAAAGACGGCATCTCCCCGTTTGTTTCCAGGTTCTCGACCTTGTGGCCTGTGTTTGTAAACTGTTTCGGCATTTATCGCATTTTTAATGTCCCCCAAATCCCAAGGGAAGTGGACCCAAATCTTTCTTGACTTAAAGGAGCACGTTGATGCTTTAGGACTTGGTCCTGAGAGCAATGGATGATTTCTGAGAGCAGTTTTGATGTGTTTCAATGTGTTTCAATAAACTCACACATCAGAAaatcctctggggcacctgggtggctcagttggttaagcgtctgacttcggcacaggtcatgatttcaccgttcgtgagttcaagccccgtttcaggctttgtgctacagctcagagcctggaccctttttcatattctgtgtctccctctctctcggcccttccccaccccgccccccaaaataaatgaacataaaaaaaaatcccttgccAGACCACTTGTTCTtagctcttgatttcagaaaACAAGATCACAGTTAAGTAAAGGATATTTATTCTCCAGTGTGTCAGCTAATGGAACACCTAGAAGTCATGATGCTTTTACTAGAACGTTGCTGAATGCTGTGTCACAGTTAACTAATTGTAGAATTTTTTTGGTTAAAGTCTACCTTTTCCATATCCTAGTACTAGTGAAAGACAGCTGGTGccatacattttattaattttgattttgacaTAAAAAAATTACAGCCAAATGATTCTAAATTTATCTCATCCTAAGCACCAAGAAGCCTTTAATATTGGGGACAGTTCCTGGTCACTATATCCCAGGTGTCACTCTTAGGAGACATAGGGGCCACTTTGTGTCTTTGATATTGTCAGGAGATGAGTGAGATCTCACCTCATCTGCAAACTTCCCAGACCTCCCCCCATGGTGTGCCTTCTGTCCCAGGAGGGAAGAGAACCAGTAAAATCTCACACAAGCTGGTAACTTGATCAAGGACTCCTCATTCCCCATGGTAACTGTGGAGCCAATGCATGCAAGGACAGACCTGAGGACAGGGagtaaggaagagaggaaatatTTCTCCTGGCCTCCTAACACAGGTTCTCCACCGAGGGAACACCACCCCACCACCCATCCTCCATATCTAGGAATGTTGGGAAAGGTCCTGATAGCACTCATTATCTTGTCCCACAATGACTGGGGCTTCAGCTGCtctttaatgagaaaaagaaatggtgctGAATGTTCCCACAAGGAACAGGACAGCCCCACATGCTGAAGAAATACCCCACCCAAAGTATCAATTGTGCCCATGGTGAGAAACACAGCATGTCCCCATGGTGGAGTTTGGTGTTCAGAGAACCCCGCGTCACTATACCAGCCTGTGAACAAGACAAGTGCTCAGCTGTTCTACGTGGATCCACGTGGAGACTCCTTCTGGCTGCACCAGGCTTCCAGCAGGAGAGCACCCATAATAACCACAACTAGGGCAGCCAGACCCAGGCGGATGAGGTTGCCCGTGGTGTAGTCCCTCGATATGGCACCTGGGGGGACTGGGAGAGAGGAGAGCGTCAGCACCAGCCAGTAGAGGAGCGCCCGTCCTTCCCACGTGGATCTGCCCAACAGGACGCTCCTGCACCCACTTGTGTGCCCTGGCCAGTGGTCAGCTGTGGCCGCCCTGAAGTTGTAATCACTGAAAACCCAACGTGGGATTTCGTGAGGGTTCTAGTGGGTCTTCCTTGGTCTtctgtcctttgtcttctctctgcTCGGTCTCTCTTCCTTCATTATTGGCTCTTCATATCATTTGACCCTCCCACGtgtcccttttcccttctccctcctgatATTAGGAATCAGGCTTAGGAGCAAGACCAAATCCCAAAGTTGCTGCCCCGAGCTGGGAAATGACTCGGTGGGTGTCTGTGCACCCCCTCCTCACGGCAAAGACTTCAGGCGGCCGTGAGCTCAAGAAAATTCAAGCCCAGTAACTAAGCACCGAGAGCACTGTGCATTTCATTCCCACCGCACCCAAGAAGAGCTAGGGCTCAGTGTTGGCCTTGGCTCCTAATGAGGACCTGGGCTCCTAACGAGGACCTGGGCTCGGGGTTGGCCCTGGCTCCTAAGAGGACCTGCGAGTGAAGCTTCCATGTCACAAAGGCTGTGGGTGCAGAGTTCATGTGTGAGCCCACCAGCCACAACGTTTCCCGGAGACAGAGTCCGTGGGAGGAACCCGTAGTGACGTCGCGGACCCAGGGTGCCCTCTGCACCTGTCTGCGCTGGCTGCACGGTCCCTGCTTTCCAACCAGAGGGCGATGGGCCACCACGGCTCACATGCACACGTCTACGGTGCCACAGAAGCACGGGGTGTGGCATCCGAGGAAGCAACGTTCTGGCCAGACACACAAGATGGTTGTGGAAGATCCTCCACGGGTGACCCGGAAGCTGGCGGCCGGGGCAGCAGCATGCACTAAGAATGAGACCGCAAGCCATGAGGCTGCCATCACCGGGACGACCCACAAGCCTAAGAGACGCAAAGGATAGGGGAAGGGACGCTGACGGTTGGTGGGATGGATCGTTTGCAAGAACAACTTGAGAAATTCTCCAGGAATACAGAACAACAAAGGCCAAAGACTAGAGGTTAGGAAAGGGCAGGTGTGAGAAGGAGATGACGGtaaaatcagaagagaaagaagaatcagaaaggaacagaagcaaCGCTCTCCAGGTAGAAAAAAGAGCACGTCGTTCACCTTAAACTGATAGTGTTGTAAGTCAGTGATGGGTCCACCAAACTGGGAAAGCAAGCAAAAcagccaaaataaaaacaagctgaTGAAGAAATGAATTGACTTTCTCCAACTTCTGAAAAATCGTGCAAAACCTCACCTCTCACCCGGATCTCAAGACGATCGCTAGGCTGTGAGGCCCAGAAAGGAGTCCCGGTCTGGAAGTAGACACAGCTGTAGTTCCCGGCATCACCGACTGTCACAGTCTGCAGGGAGAAGTCCGCCTCCTTGCCAGCTGGGGTCTGGAGCCGGATGGGCTCTGCCACTCCCGCCTTCAGCAGGGCGAACCTCATGGGCCCGAAAATATTGTCTGGCCTCTGGCACTGCAGGGTCACGTCGTCTCCTGCGGTCACCACACCCCTTTGGTGGGCTTGCAGGGAAGGTTTAGGGAGACCTCCTGGAAGAGAAGGGGAGCTCCGAGGTCACGGGGAGAAGCCTGGGGTCCCCTACTCACCCTTGTTCTCCCGCGGGGGGTTCCTGCTGAGGGTGGGACACAGATCCCTGGTGTCACCCTCTTTCGACTCTGTGGGAAGGAGGTccccccccccacgagccctGGATGAGGCCGACCAAGTCATTCTGTTGCTGTGTGTCTCcaccttctctgtcccctcctctggtCCCTCCCCCAGGCCCGTCCTGCTCCTCACCTGTCACCAGCAGCAGGATGACCTCACTGGGCGGTGATCTTATGTCCGGGGCCCCTGGTCTGTAGCACTCACAGGTGTAGTCTCCAGCATGGCTGGTTCTTAGGCCAGTGAAGTGAAATTCAGCCAGGCCCTTCTTGGAAGTCGGTGATCgtgaaaaatccaaaagaatatttCCCTTCCTGAGAGCAAAGTTGACATTCTTGGTCGGGGTTTGACATCGCAGCCTTACACTGCTTCTGGGAGGCACCACCCAGCTGGGCCAGGCCCTGAGGGTGGGCTTGGGAAGGGGCTCTGGAAGGAAGCAGATTGGGGACAGGATTTGGTGCCCTTGCCTGCTGTCAGGAAACCccttgaaggaaagagaagggatgcGGGGAATTTGGAGCAAAGGAGAGGGAGGGTTTAACTGAAGGAACACTCACCGTCAGTCCCCCTGCTTCCTTGGCCAGCGCACAGCCCTGCAAGAGAAGCGTCTGTCCGTGGAACCTGAGCCCCCATCCCGAGGGGCCTCCCCAGGGGGCTGCCGCTGAGACTGGACCCTGGAGGTCATGCATCTGGGGTTCTCATTTCCCCACACTGGCCCCTGGCTTCCACTCTGCCCTCAGCTCCTGTCCCATTTCCCCCAGAAGGTGTCCTATGCGAATCTCACCTGCCATGGCCCCAGGACTTTTGCTGGTTCCACAAACATCCACAAAACCCTCAATTCTTTAGAGTTTATGTACTTCATGCCACAGGAGACACAAAGTGTCACTGTTCTGTGAACACCTGGAAGGTAGCTGCTCTGGGCTGTTCGCCTCAGCTTCCCCAGTGTCTGTACACATTCTGTACTGTACTGAGACTCAACAGATGCGTGTTGATCAACGGAAGAGATGCCCCCATGGAAGCATGGCTCAGAGAGATTTTTCAGGTGGAAAAACCAGTGACTTTGGAGGCGGACAGGCCTGGGTTTGAATGTTGACCTTTCTGCTAATTCTCTGCATGGCCCTGAGCAGGAACCTTGAGCTGTCAATCTCAGAGTCCTCATTTCTCAATGTGGGCCTAATTCCCACCACGCAGGACTGCTTGTGAGGGTCGAAACGGTATTTCCCACAAGGTGGATTTCAAACCACGGATGCTCTAGGAGCTGACTTTAGGGAATGCAGTGACATGGTATTCTATAGCATTGAATACCTGGGAAAGGCATTGAAAAGGAAAGGCATTTCCCTTTTAAATCACTTCCACTGCTTTGATTACAACAAAGAATTTTTCAAGCTAGAGATCAACCTTTTCTGCCTTGTTGCCCTTTGTGATAAGGAAGAGCTGGCCATGGGCTCAGAAATGTGATGGGCAACAATGCATGGCTAGAATGTCCTATCATCTTCTTCTTTGCaatgtatatatgtttacattGACCTATTTTTGGTAGTGaccctggtttttcttttaaatgttatttattaaaaaaactttaatgcttgtttaattttgagagagacagagagacagagcatgagcaggggaggggcagagagagaaagaaacacagaatcccaagcaggctccaggctctgagctgttagcacagagcccgacatggggcttgagcccacgaaccgcaagatcatgacctgagccgaagtcagaggcttcaccgactgagccaccaggcaccctccaatttttttatttaagcagTTGGCATAAAGTTTCCGTCTTCAAATGAATGTAgttgtttaaaataaagatattgagccagtaagattttaaataaatagggaTGAGGTAGGCCTACAGGATAGACCATGGATGTGGAATGTAAGGACTTGCATACTGGAAAACATTTGATGTACCTAAAGCCTCTGCAAGGTACCTAACACATATGAAGCAATCAATAAAGACAAGCAGGTGGTCACATTTCTTTCCAGCCGCCCCCACCTCTAATCCCAGTATACAAGCCCAAGAAACTTACCAAGGCAGAGGAGGCAAAAGAATTCAGAGATCATAGTGGCCCTGCAGTCTGCTCTAAGGGCCCTTCTCCTATCTCAACCACGACAGGGAGGTAAGCTGCATGTGGGTGGTGACATCTTTGGCCaacccttcctttccttcctttcatgtgACCTACACATTTTGTGTCCCGCCCACATTCAGGAAACAAGACGGAATAAAATGCTCCATGAGATCATAATTCACGCAAACTCTTTACGTGAACATGGTGAATTCAGTACACAAATTCAAACCCACTTACAAGAGCAAGAGCTGCTGGAAACCAGGACCCAAACAATTCCCCTGAGGAGATGGAAACAGGCTGGTGCAGAGACCACTGGAGCTTCTCTGGCCTATAGGGAAGATACCGGACTTTGGAAGTGAATGAAGGAATTGGTGTTAGTGACTATTTTTGAATGACTGTAACAGATGAGGTGTTTCTCTGAGGTCAATGTGCAGAAATGGAGCAAGACCGATGGTTCatgggggtgtctggctggctggctcagttggtgggtcattgcaactcttgatctcaaagttgtgaatttgagcctcatattgggtgtagagcttactttaaaaaacaaaaaagaccatgATTCgtgcatttgaaaacaaatttagtCTGGGGAGTTATACtgtgtaaagatttttttttctcttacgtGGAAAAATATGACATAGCTATTAGTAAGTCAAACATACATGTTGCCAGCCATAGGGTAATcactaaaagaaatgaacaaaaaacaaatagaggtaaaaaaaaataaggtggggGGAGTTAAAATGccctattaaaaataacaataagaaaaaatataacaataggggtgtctgggtggctcacttggctaagcatctgactcttgattttagctcaggtcatgatctcatggttcatgagatcaagtcccaagtcgggctccacactgagcacagagcctgcttacgattctctctctccttctctctctgcccctcccctatttgtgctctctctctctctctcaaaaataaataaataaactttaaaaaataatcataattgtttttaaaacaaaggctttGGAAATGAGGGAACATAAAAGAG is drawn from Felis catus isolate Fca126 chromosome E2, F.catus_Fca126_mat1.0, whole genome shotgun sequence and contains these coding sequences:
- the LOC101084150 gene encoding T-cell-interacting, activating receptor on myeloid cells protein 1-like; translation: MISEFFCLLCLGLCAGQGSRGTDEPLPKPTLRAWPSWVVPPRSSVRLRCQTPTKNVNFALRKGNILLDFSRSPTSKKGLAEFHFTGLRTSHAGDYTCECYRPGAPDIRSPPSEVILLLVTGGLPKPSLQAHQRGVVTAGDDVTLQCQRPDNIFGPMRFALLKAGVAEPIRLQTPAGKEADFSLQTVTVGDAGNYSCVYFQTGTPFWASQPSDRLEIRVRVPPGAISRDYTTGNLIRLGLAALVVVIMGALLLEAWCSQKESPRGST